In the genome of Candidatus Bathyarchaeia archaeon, one region contains:
- a CDS encoding ribosomal protein L13e translates to MKKFAKTHKDRVFSREELREAGLDFRAALKLSLPVDTRRKSNTGRM, encoded by the coding sequence TTGAAAAAATTCGCCAAGACTCACAAGGACAGAGTCTTCAGCAGAGAGGAACTAAGAGAAGCTGGGCTGGATTTTCGAGCGGCGTTGAAACTGAGCTTGCCTGTTGACACTAGGAGAAAGAGTAACACAGGGAGAATGTGA
- a CDS encoding ZIP family metal transporter, whose product MAELILILTSVTIVSLVSFIGILFVGLKQAIVGRLLMVLVGFASGSLIGVVFFDLIPEAAETGQAIWLYIVAGIVFFFVMEKFLYWRHCHDETCKVHSFAYMNLIGDGIHNFVDGALIAASFLVSASIGFTTSLAVVFHEIPQELGDFGVLVYGGLERKKAMIYNFLSALTAVAGALVAYILASQVQSLPELLVPFAAGGFIYIAATDLMPELHKRTQAKDSVIQLLTLLAGIALMYILETVLPSH is encoded by the coding sequence ATGGCCGAACTGATTTTGATTCTGACTTCTGTTACCATCGTCAGCCTTGTATCTTTTATTGGCATCCTTTTTGTAGGGTTGAAACAAGCGATTGTCGGACGCCTCTTGATGGTGCTTGTCGGCTTCGCTTCTGGTTCGTTGATCGGTGTGGTTTTCTTTGACCTAATACCGGAGGCAGCTGAAACTGGGCAAGCCATTTGGCTATACATAGTTGCCGGGATAGTTTTCTTCTTTGTGATGGAGAAATTTCTGTACTGGCGGCACTGTCATGACGAAACGTGCAAGGTTCACAGTTTTGCGTACATGAACCTTATTGGAGATGGAATACACAATTTCGTGGACGGAGCGTTAATCGCTGCCAGCTTCTTGGTGTCCGCTTCGATAGGCTTTACCACATCTTTAGCAGTTGTGTTTCATGAGATTCCGCAGGAGCTGGGCGACTTTGGCGTTCTAGTATATGGAGGACTTGAAAGAAAGAAAGCGATGATCTATAATTTTCTGTCGGCTCTAACCGCGGTTGCTGGTGCGCTTGTGGCATACATATTGGCTTCGCAAGTTCAAAGCCTGCCTGAACTGCTGGTTCCATTCGCAGCAGGAGGTTTCATCTATATCGCTGCAACTGACCTTATGCCGGAACTCCACAAGAGAACCCAAGCAAAGGACTCGGTTATACAGTTGCTTACCCTCTTAGCGGGGATTGCGTTGATGTATATCCTTGAGACTGTTCTGCCGTCCCACTAA
- the nikR gene encoding nickel-responsive transcriptional regulator NikR translates to MVQDVGARRLSVSLPSPLVKEFDTVWKSMKYTDRSKAVHDAIRNFITEHKWMQEEADELMGALVLLYYFDKPDLLNAVMRIQHEFEDIIASSMHVHLTKDKCLEIIAVKGKAEHVKNLMQKLMAKKGVKQVKLAAIAP, encoded by the coding sequence ATGGTTCAAGACGTGGGCGCGAGAAGGCTCAGCGTTTCCCTTCCATCCCCCCTTGTAAAAGAGTTTGACACAGTTTGGAAGAGCATGAAATATACTGATCGATCAAAAGCAGTTCACGACGCTATTCGAAACTTCATAACTGAACACAAATGGATGCAAGAGGAGGCAGATGAACTCATGGGCGCCTTGGTTCTGCTCTACTATTTTGACAAGCCCGATTTACTGAACGCTGTTATGCGGATCCAACACGAGTTTGAAGATATCATAGCATCCAGCATGCATGTTCACCTGACCAAAGATAAATGCCTAGAGATAATCGCGGTAAAGGGCAAAGCTGAACACGTCAAGAACCTTATGCAAAAACTCATGGCAAAAAAGGGAGTAAAACAAGTCAAGCTCGCAGCAATAGCACCATAG
- a CDS encoding RNA-binding domain-containing protein, producing the protein MSKAALPVSEVDISCFAHATEDEDKVLDALRHILPPEHVENISFTKNAAKGHHGNLIVVLEAKIKDKNMVKAVVETFASGLNPLDKKTLMTQIGKHVEKGSFYLRLDKQAAFEGEFRLALADPIRVRLRFKKSRFEDVVEICREIGMLPR; encoded by the coding sequence TTGTCTAAAGCAGCGCTGCCGGTTTCTGAGGTTGACATCAGCTGTTTTGCTCACGCTACTGAGGACGAAGACAAAGTGTTAGATGCTTTGAGACATATCTTGCCTCCAGAACATGTTGAGAATATTTCCTTCACAAAGAACGCGGCTAAAGGACACCATGGGAACCTCATTGTGGTGTTAGAGGCGAAAATCAAAGACAAGAACATGGTAAAGGCTGTGGTTGAAACCTTTGCATCTGGCTTAAACCCTTTGGACAAGAAGACCCTGATGACCCAGATTGGCAAGCATGTTGAGAAAGGCAGTTTCTACCTTCGTTTGGACAAACAGGCGGCTTTTGAAGGCGAATTTAGGCTAGCTTTGGCTGACCCGATTCGTGTGCGTTTGAGGTTCAAGAAGAGCCGGTTTGAGGATGTTGTTGAGATATGCCGTGAAATCGGGATGCTTCCTCGATGA
- a CDS encoding ECF transporter S component yields MATKTKMLSLIALMAALANILSIPPIAVPIAPRLTVHFTQLPIFVAGILAGPFGGLITGAVGALYMSLFVAQIPFIIGGLAILGLATGIFGKRFRPFLAGVLAWLVQAPYVAVTDYLWFTISLQRAPQEAWAIVVPIMVTLTVEAVISSALAEVIVRYLRRTKIVEQVSAR; encoded by the coding sequence GTGGCAACGAAAACAAAGATGCTATCGCTCATAGCCTTGATGGCAGCCTTAGCCAACATCTTATCAATTCCGCCTATAGCCGTGCCCATAGCCCCGAGGCTCACCGTGCACTTCACTCAACTGCCGATTTTCGTAGCAGGGATCTTGGCGGGACCGTTTGGCGGACTGATAACAGGAGCCGTTGGCGCGTTGTACATGAGCTTGTTCGTTGCTCAAATTCCATTCATAATCGGTGGTCTGGCCATTCTTGGATTGGCAACGGGAATCTTCGGCAAGAGATTTAGACCTTTTTTGGCAGGAGTGTTGGCGTGGCTTGTTCAGGCGCCGTATGTGGCTGTTACGGATTATCTTTGGTTCACGATTTCTTTGCAGAGGGCGCCTCAGGAGGCTTGGGCTATTGTCGTGCCTATAATGGTGACTCTGACCGTTGAAGCAGTGATAAGTTCAGCCTTGGCAGAAGTCATTGTTCGCTACTTAAGGAGAACAAAAATCGTAGAGCAAGTCTCTGCCAGATAG
- a CDS encoding DUF1893 domain-containing protein codes for MTAQKRNWENLKVIMHTAIDLHGHFGPFLALGVRMGLVGLRELGVKKGDTRLHATVVLKYVAPISCILDGVQTTTKCTVGNTRLTWKESERIGATFQLSDSRRRVTVWVNPEVLEELKHKLARKPSDKATRQLGWDIASRTDAELFLSGKESGNSYTQESEHPLRDLDIAKDRLRKSDNALVVAKHGQVLFETSASGIRGLLTALERIGKDMKNSAVADRIVGEAAAQLCAYSHVREVYAVTLSQCGKNVLENNHINHEYENLVPHILNMKKTDLCPFEKIVAGSKTPKEAYERLKEGAMTVSR; via the coding sequence ATGACTGCACAAAAACGCAATTGGGAAAACCTGAAGGTAATCATGCACACTGCTATCGACCTTCATGGCCATTTTGGTCCGTTCTTAGCTCTGGGCGTGCGCATGGGTCTCGTTGGCTTACGAGAGCTTGGCGTGAAAAAAGGCGATACACGACTGCACGCTACAGTTGTGCTCAAATACGTTGCCCCCATCTCATGCATCCTAGACGGAGTTCAAACGACCACAAAATGCACTGTCGGGAATACAAGGCTGACGTGGAAAGAATCCGAAAGAATCGGCGCCACGTTTCAACTCAGCGATAGCAGACGACGAGTCACAGTCTGGGTTAACCCCGAGGTTTTAGAGGAATTGAAGCATAAACTTGCCCGAAAACCATCCGACAAGGCGACTCGCCAACTTGGTTGGGACATTGCATCTAGAACAGATGCGGAACTCTTTTTGAGTGGGAAAGAGTCTGGCAATTCTTACACGCAAGAAAGTGAACACCCGTTGCGCGACTTGGACATAGCAAAAGATCGACTGAGAAAAAGCGATAATGCTCTAGTCGTCGCCAAGCATGGGCAAGTTCTGTTCGAGACAAGCGCATCTGGAATCCGAGGGCTTCTGACAGCTCTTGAGAGAATAGGAAAAGACATGAAGAACTCTGCGGTGGCCGACAGAATCGTGGGTGAGGCCGCTGCACAACTCTGCGCTTATTCCCATGTTCGCGAAGTCTACGCCGTCACCTTAAGCCAATGCGGAAAAAATGTGTTGGAAAACAACCACATAAACCATGAATACGAAAACCTCGTACCCCACATCCTGAATATGAAGAAGACTGACCTTTGTCCCTTTGAGAAAATTGTCGCTGGGAGCAAAACACCCAAGGAAGCCTACGAACGCCTGAAAGAAGGAGCAATGACTGTCTCACGTTAG
- a CDS encoding TIGR00289 family protein — translation MRVAVLVTGGKDSVLALCRILKQGVEVVNLITMVPQRPDSWMFHYPNIHLADLFAEAVGIPLIKAETSGVREAELTDLKQVLARLSVDAVVSGGIASHYQKERIDRICLELNLKHVAPLWHEDPSNILKEIVQLRMKTIIVGVYAHGFTSEWLGRKIDTETINELVELNREFQVSLVGEGGEYETLVLDAPFFRKRIELTETQKVWEGASGYLLIKKATLVDK, via the coding sequence TTGAGAGTAGCCGTTCTAGTCACAGGTGGAAAAGACTCTGTGTTAGCCCTGTGCCGAATCTTAAAACAAGGTGTTGAGGTGGTAAACCTGATAACAATGGTACCACAACGACCTGACAGCTGGATGTTCCATTACCCGAACATTCACTTGGCAGATTTGTTCGCTGAAGCTGTGGGCATTCCATTGATCAAAGCTGAAACGTCTGGTGTAAGGGAAGCGGAACTCACAGATCTCAAGCAAGTGCTCGCCCGACTTTCAGTTGACGCCGTGGTCTCAGGCGGAATAGCTTCGCATTATCAAAAGGAACGCATTGACAGAATATGCCTAGAGTTAAACCTGAAGCATGTTGCTCCACTGTGGCATGAAGATCCATCAAATATACTGAAGGAAATAGTCCAGTTGAGAATGAAAACCATTATAGTTGGTGTTTACGCTCACGGTTTTACGTCAGAGTGGCTTGGAAGAAAAATCGACACAGAGACAATCAACGAGTTAGTCGAGTTGAACAGAGAGTTTCAAGTTTCGTTGGTTGGGGAAGGAGGCGAATACGAAACCCTAGTCTTAGATGCGCCTTTTTTCAGGAAGCGAATCGAGTTAACCGAGACTCAAAAGGTATGGGAGGGCGCAAGCGGCTACTTGCTGATCAAGAAGGCGACTCTGGTGGACAAATAG
- a CDS encoding helix-turn-helix domain-containing protein has protein sequence MSSQLTLNNELRKLVEARMEQTLRGIEDTLKRILEHQELSLENLKAVIQSLEESFTLLSQKWNLEILYTLFLKNTVGFSGLKKILGVNSRTLSDKLKSLKQHGYIGRKVETEPPLRVEYSLTTKGKNTVLLALPLLYYSAV, from the coding sequence GTGAGCTCACAGCTTACATTGAACAATGAGCTTCGCAAACTCGTTGAGGCTCGGATGGAGCAGACTTTGAGAGGTATAGAAGACACGCTTAAGCGCATACTCGAGCACCAAGAACTAAGCTTAGAAAACTTAAAGGCGGTAATCCAAAGCTTGGAAGAAAGCTTCACTCTGCTGTCTCAGAAGTGGAACCTTGAAATACTCTACACATTATTCCTGAAAAACACTGTTGGGTTCAGCGGCTTGAAAAAAATTCTCGGTGTGAACTCCCGCACGTTGTCGGATAAACTGAAAAGCCTGAAGCAACATGGCTACATCGGGAGAAAAGTGGAGACAGAACCGCCTTTAAGGGTGGAATACTCTCTGACAACAAAGGGAAAAAACACGGTTCTGCTGGCGCTGCCACTACTTTATTATTCTGCGGTCTAG
- a CDS encoding 50S ribosomal protein L15e: MAYKYLAEAWNKPEDSFVKDLMKQRVIKWRREPAVLRVDRPLRLDRARKLGYKAKQGYIMARVRVRRSGWRRERPKAGRRQKRMGVTKLKLGKSLKLIAEERAARRFPNLEVLNSYWVWQDGLHKWYEVIMVDPNHPVIRADNKINWITKKAQHGRVFRGLTSAGKEIRGLHHKGKSREA; encoded by the coding sequence GTGGCCTATAAGTATCTTGCCGAAGCGTGGAACAAGCCAGAAGACTCTTTTGTCAAAGACTTGATGAAGCAACGTGTTATCAAGTGGCGCAGAGAACCCGCTGTGTTGAGGGTTGACAGGCCTCTTCGTTTGGATAGAGCACGCAAGCTGGGATACAAAGCCAAACAGGGCTACATTATGGCGCGCGTGAGAGTGCGGAGATCCGGATGGAGACGAGAGAGACCTAAAGCTGGCCGTCGACAGAAACGTATGGGTGTTACCAAGCTTAAACTGGGGAAGAGCCTTAAACTAATCGCTGAAGAACGCGCAGCGCGAAGATTCCCCAATCTGGAGGTTTTGAATTCCTATTGGGTTTGGCAAGACGGGCTCCACAAGTGGTATGAGGTAATCATGGTTGACCCTAATCATCCAGTCATCAGAGCTGACAACAAAATAAACTGGATCACCAAAAAAGCGCAACATGGACGGGTTTTCAGAGGTTTAACCAGCGCTGGCAAAGAGATCCGCGGGCTTCATCATAAAGGTAAAAGCAGAGAAGCCTAG
- a CDS encoding pyruvoyl-dependent arginine decarboxylase: MIPKEFFITSGKAVSPVSELNAFDLALKKAGIGQCNLVCVSSILPKGCAEVEKHNIDAGAVTFAVLARMDGDEGTTIGAGIAWAWARSKRYGLVAEAHGFMDKKALEETLDWKIKEMAKIRGIQIGPIEKRMEVQRVPMDNYGCVISALVYYK; the protein is encoded by the coding sequence ATGATTCCGAAAGAATTCTTCATTACGAGCGGAAAAGCAGTAAGCCCTGTATCGGAACTGAACGCGTTCGACCTCGCTCTCAAAAAAGCTGGCATCGGTCAATGCAACCTTGTGTGTGTGAGTTCGATTCTGCCTAAAGGCTGCGCTGAAGTTGAAAAACACAATATTGATGCGGGCGCAGTCACATTTGCGGTGTTAGCCAGAATGGATGGAGACGAGGGCACAACTATCGGTGCGGGAATCGCTTGGGCTTGGGCGCGCAGCAAGAGATACGGGTTGGTTGCAGAGGCTCACGGTTTCATGGACAAGAAAGCTCTCGAAGAGACATTAGATTGGAAAATCAAAGAAATGGCGAAAATCAGAGGCATCCAGATCGGCCCCATTGAAAAGCGTATGGAAGTCCAACGAGTGCCCATGGACAACTACGGATGTGTAATCTCCGCTCTAGTCTACTACAAGTAA